Genomic segment of Actinomycetes bacterium:
CCTCGTGCGGCTCGCGGGAGAGCACGTGCACCAGCCGGAAGCGCTCCGGGTAGCGGTCCTTGAGGTCGGCGAGCTCGTCGAGGAACATCACCGATCCGGTGGTCCGGTTGCCGTAGAGGAGCGTCACGGTGCTGCGCGGCTCCACCTCGAGCACGGTCGACACGATGGACAGCACGGGCGTGATGCCGCTGCCCGCCGCGACCGCGCAGTAGTGCTTGGCGGCGGCCGGGTCCAGCGCGGTGAAGAAGCGTCCGGTCGGCGTCATCACGTCGACGACGTCGCCGACCTTGAGACCGCTCGTGGCGTGGCCCGAGAAGGCGCCGCCGGTCAGCCGCTTGACGCCGATCCGCAGCCGCTCCCCGGTGGCCGGCGCGCAGATCGAGTAGTTGCGCCGGACCTCCGCACCGTCGATCTCGGTGCGGACAGTCAGGTGCTGGCCCTGGGTGAACGCGTAGTCGTCACGCAGGTCGTCGGGCACCTCGAACGTGATCGCGACGGCGTCCTCGGTGAGCCGCTCGACGTGCGACACCCGCAGCGGGTGGAAGGTGCCGTGCCGTCGGCCGCCCACCGGCACCACGGGCACGACGGGACCGGTGGTGGTCTCGGTCGTCACTCAGATCGCCTTGAAGTGGTCGAAGGGCTCGCGGCAGGCCTGGCACTGCCACAGCGACTTGCACGCCGTCGAGCCGAAGCGGCTCGTCTCCCGGGTGTCCAGGCTGCCGCACTGCGGGCAGCGCACCGACAGGGTCAGGGCGACCGGGCCGCCGGCGTGGTGCGGCGCGTGCTGAGCCGTAGCTCCGGGCGGCGCGATGCCGTAGTCCTCGAGCTTGCGCCGGCCCTCGGCCGACATCCAGTCAGTGGTCCAGGCGGGTGAGAGCACCCGTCGGACCGTCACCCGCTCGAAGCCCGCCGCGCGCACGGCCTCGGCCACGTCGTGCTCGATGACCTCCATCGCCGGGCACCCGGAGTACGTCGGTGTGACGGTCACCGTGACGTCACCGTCGTCGTCGACCTCGACCCCGCGCAGCACGCCGAGATCGGCGATCGTGAGGACCGGGACCTCCGGGTCGAGCACCGCCGCCGCTGCCGACCGCGCGCGCTCGACCGTCGCCGGGCTCGCGCTCGTCGTCGGGACCATCACCAGGAGGCTCCGGGGTGCGAGCGGTGCAGGTGCTGCATCTCGGCAAGCAGGTAGCCCATGGCCTCGGTGTGCACGCCGCGCCGACCGCCGCCGGGGATCGTGGGTACGTCGTCAGGCACGACGAGGGTCGACTGGTCGAGCACCCGCCCGACGTAGGACTCCCACTCCGGCCGCAGCGTGCTGACGTCGACGGCGACACCGTCGCGGACCAGCCCCTGCTCTAGCTCGTCGGTCACGAAGAGCTCCGCGACGTACGGCCAGACGATGGCGAGCCCGGCCTGCATCCGGCGGTGCGACTCCTCGGTGCCGTCACCGAGCCGCAGCACCCACTGGGTGGCGTGGTCGCGGTGGTAGGCGACCTCCTTGACGGCCTTGCCCGCGACGCCGGCGACCGTTTCGTCGCGCGAGTCGACGAGCCGTTGAAGGAGCGCGAGCTGCCAGGTCGAGAACACGAGCTGCCGGGCGATGGTGACGCCGAACCCGTCGTTGGGCAGCTCGACCAGCTGCAGGTTGAGGAAGTCGCGCTCGTCGCGCAGGTAGGCCAGGTCGTCCTCGGTGCGGCCGGCGCCCTCG
This window contains:
- the paaE gene encoding 1,2-phenylacetyl-CoA epoxidase subunit PaaE, translating into MPVVPVGGRRHGTFHPLRVSHVERLTEDAVAITFEVPDDLRDDYAFTQGQHLTVRTEIDGAEVRRNYSICAPATGERLRIGVKRLTGGAFSGHATSGLKVGDVVDVMTPTGRFFTALDPAAAKHYCAVAAGSGITPVLSIVSTVLEVEPRSTVTLLYGNRTTGSVMFLDELADLKDRYPERFRLVHVLSREPHEVDLFSGRLDATKLRALTDALVPVDSVDEWFLCGPFAMVEEARALLSDRGVPASHVHTELFHVEGTAPRESAAVDDARAEGSSAVTVTLDGRASTLQVPRSGQKVLDAVLAVRADAPYACKGGVCGTCRAKLVSGEVDMERNYALEPDEVDAGFVLACQSRPVSDEVVLDFDA
- the paaD gene encoding 1,2-phenylacetyl-CoA epoxidase subunit PaaD, producing MVPTTSASPATVERARSAAAAVLDPEVPVLTIADLGVLRGVEVDDDGDVTVTVTPTYSGCPAMEVIEHDVAEAVRAAGFERVTVRRVLSPAWTTDWMSAEGRRKLEDYGIAPPGATAQHAPHHAGGPVALTLSVRCPQCGSLDTRETSRFGSTACKSLWQCQACREPFDHFKAI
- the paaC gene encoding 1,2-phenylacetyl-CoA epoxidase subunit PaaC, which gives rise to MDTTTTPALATYALRLGDDALVLAQRLGGWIARAPQLEEDVALANIALDLLGQARALLSYAGEVEGAGRTEDDLAYLRDERDFLNLQLVELPNDGFGVTIARQLVFSTWQLALLQRLVDSRDETVAGVAGKAVKEVAYHRDHATQWVLRLGDGTEESHRRMQAGLAIVWPYVAELFVTDELEQGLVRDGVAVDVSTLRPEWESYVGRVLDQSTLVVPDDVPTIPGGGRRGVHTEAMGYLLAEMQHLHRSHPGASW